One window of the Arvicanthis niloticus isolate mArvNil1 chromosome 23, mArvNil1.pat.X, whole genome shotgun sequence genome contains the following:
- the Tunar gene encoding protein TUNAR, whose product MLFSVSLARKIKTFATKMVITSGNDEDRGGQEKESKEESVLAMLGIVGTILNLIVIIFVYIYTTL is encoded by the coding sequence GTTAGCCTGGCGAGGAAGATAAAGACATTTGCAACCAAGATGGTAATCACGAGTGGCAATGATGAAGACCGGGGAGgccaagagaaagagagcaaagaagagagcGTGTTGGCCATGCTTGGCATCGTCGGGACCATCCTGAACCTGATTGTCATCatctttgtatacatatataccactCTATGA